The [Clostridium] colinum genome includes the window TATCTACTGAACAAGTAAAGTCAGAAGTTGATATTGTAAATAATAAGCTTAAAAATATAATAGGAAAAGAAGCAAGTATGGTTAGAGTTCCTTATGGTGCTGCTAATTCAAATGTTAAAAAAACTGTAAATTATCCGCTCATTATGTGGAATATAGATACTAAAGATTGGCAAACTAAAAATGCTAAATCTATTGAAAAAGCAATTTTAAATAATGTTAAAGATGGAGATATTATATTAATGCATGATTTATATACTTCAACTGCAGATGCTTGTGAGGTTGTTATACCACAACTTGTAAAACAAGGATTTCAACTTGTTACAGTAGAAGAACTTTTATATTACAAGGAAATAGAGGTTAAAGAAGGCTTAACATATTTTAATGCACGCACCAAAAAATAAGGAGTGATTAATATAAAAAATTTATTAGTTGCAATAAATGCAAAATATATACATACATCTTTAGCGGTAAGAAGCATATATGCATATTGTAAAGAAAATAATACAGATATACATATAGAAGAATTTACTATAAATAATGATGAAGATGTTATTATAAATAAAATATATGAAGAAAAGCCCGATATTTTAGGATTTTCTTGTTATATATGGAATATAAACATAGTTTTAGATATAATATCTACAATTAAAAAACTTTTACCTAATACAACAATATTTGTAGGTGGACCAGAGGTAAGTTATGATTATGATTACCTTTTTGAAAAAGGGGTAGATATAGTTTGCATTGGAGAAGGGGAGCAAACTGTAAAAGAAATTATAGATAAATTTAACAATGTAAAATGTATAGATAAATCATTTGAAGAAATAGATGGAATAGCTTTTAAATTTTATAATAACATTATTGTAACAAAAGATAGAGAATTATTACAATTAGATAAAATACCTTTTGTTTATGAAGAAGGACTTAATGGTACTGAAAATAAAATATTATATTATGAAGCATCTAGAGGTTGCCCTTATACTTGTCAGTATTGTTTATCATCTTTAGAAAAAGGGCTTAGATTTTTAAGTGAAGAAAGGGTAAAAAAAGATTTAAAGTTTTTTTTACAAAATAATGTAAAGCAAGTAAAATTTGTAGATAGAACATTTAATTGTAACAAAAAATTTGCTTTATTAATATGGAATTATTTAATAGATAATGATAATGGTGTTACAAATTTTCATTTTGAAATATCAGCAGATATAATAGATGATGATATGATAAATACGTTAAAAAAAGCACGAGTTGGCCTTTTCCAATTTGAAATAGGGGTACAGTCTACAAATGAGGTTACATTAGAAGCTATAAAAAGAAAAACTAACTTACAAAAGCTTTTTGATAAAGTAGGAAAAATAAAAGAGTTAAAAAATATACATCAGCATTTAGATTTAATAGCAGGATTACCTTTTGAAGACTATGAAATATTTAAAACTTCTTTTAATAATGTTTTTAATATATATCCAGAGCAGTTTCAATTAGGATTTTTAAAACTTTTAAAAGGATCTGGGCTTAGGATAAATGCAGACAAATATGGTATTGTATATAAAGATAAAGCACCATATGAGGTATTATATACAAAGTTTATAGATTATGAACAAATGAATATAATTAGAAATATAGAAGAAATGGTAGAAACTTACTATAACTCAGGTAAAGCTATTAATACAATAAAATATGGCATAAAATTTTTTGAATCACCATTTGATTTTTTTGAAAAATTAGCATCATATTGGAAAAATAATAATTATTTTAATGTTAGCCATAGTAAAATGAAATTATATGAGATAATGTACAATTTTTTAAATAACTTAAATAATATTAACAAAGATATACTAAATGAAATTATAAAATTTGATATTATGTTAAATGATAATTTAAAAAGTTTGCCTTTATGGATAAAGACAGAGTATAATAGTAGTTTTAAAGAAAAAGAAAGAACATTTTATAATAATAAAGAAAATATAGAAAAATATGTACCTCATTTACAAAATTATGATTCAAAACAAATTAGTAGAATGTGTTATTTTGAAAAATTTAATATTGATATAGAAAATATGATAAATAGTAATTTTGAGCAAATAAATAAAGGTGAAACATATATGTTATTTGATTATTACACAAAAAATGATTTAATATATAAGGTTAAATATTACTATTTAGAAAGAGGTAATTTTAATGAGACTTGCTGAAAGAGTTAAAGAAGTTACAAGACTTTTAGATGAGTATTATAAAACAGAAGATAAATGTTATTTAAATCACTCTACACCATATGAGCTTTTAATAGCAACTATGCTTAGTGCACAATGTACAGATGATAGAGTAAATATTGTAACAGAAAAACTTTTTAAAAAATATACTACTTTAGAAAGTTTTGCATCGGCAGATTTATCAGAAATGGAGCAAGATGTAAAACCAACTGGATTTTATCATAATAAAGCAAAAAATATAATTTTAGCTACAAGAAGACTTTTAGAGGTTTATGATGGACAAGTTCCAGATAGTATAGAAGATTTAACAAGCTTAGCAGGTGTAGGCAGAAAAACGGCCAATGTTGTAAGAAGTCATATTTTTAATATACCTAGTGTTGTTGTAGATACACATGTTAAACGTATATCTAAAAAACTAGGACTTGTAAAAGGTGATGACCCAGTAAAAATAGAGTTTGAGCTTATGAAAATATTACCTAAAGAGCATTGGATAAGATATAATACTCAAGTTATAGCTCATGGTAGAGCTATATGTAAAGCTAGAAATCCTAATTGTACTATATGTTTTATGCAAAATTGTTGTAAAGAATATGAAAAAATAGAAAAGAAAAATAAAAAATAGAAAAATTAGTATAAAAATTTTTATTTAAGCCAAAATATAACCAAGGTGGTGATGGTTTGAATAAAAATTTTTTGTTTCTATAATAGGTTTAGTAGCAGGATTTTTAAACGGACTTTTTGGTTCTGGAGGAGGTACTATTTTAGTACCAAGTCTTGAAAAATTTTTAAAAATGGAAGAACACAAAGCACACTCTACAGCAATAGCTATTGTTTTACCTTTATCAATAGTTAGTATCTTTATATATTGTAAAGGGGTAAATATAGATATTAAATCAGTAGTAATTATATCTCTAGGTGGGTTACTAGGTGGTCTTTTAGGTGCTAAATATTTAAAAAAGATACCGTCTAATTGGCTTCATAAAATATTTGGACTATTTATGCTAATTGGAGCTTGGAGACTTATTTTATGATTTGGTTATTTTTAATTGGTTTAATGTCTGGAATTTTAAGTGGTATGGGCATAGGTGGTGGGTCTATTTTAATACCAGCACTTACATTACTTTTTGGATATGAACAAAAAATAGCACAAAATATTAATTTATTATATTTTATACCTACAGCTGTTATAGCTATTTTTGTTCATAATAAAAATAAAACTATTGAAAAAGAAGGCCTTTTAAAGATAATATTATTTGGATTAATAGGTGCTATAATAGGTTCTATTGTTGCAATAAACTTAAAAGGAGAAATACTTAAAAAAATTTTTGGTTGGTTTTTATTGTTTATGGGAATAAGTGAAGTATTAAAAGGAAAAGAGGCAAAAAAATGGAATTAATGGAATTTAAAAGATTTAAGGAAGATTTTATTAATGCAGATACAGATAAAAAAATAGAAATGTATATTTCAACAGAAGGATTAACACAACATCAATATAAAGAGCTATTAAAAGAATTTCCGTATAATGAGATAGACAAATTAGAAAGAGCATTAGCATAAATAAAATTTTATATAAAAAATAAAAAATGTACATATTTTTATTAATTATGTACATTTTTTATTTTTTATAAATTTTTATATAAGAGATAGCGATAGTCTTAAATGAAAAATAATTTTATATAGACTAGCTATAGCTTTTATTTGATTATTTAATATATTAGTAAGTTTTTTATATATTATATTAAAATTATTTTCAGTTGATATAAGTTCATT containing:
- a CDS encoding B12-binding domain-containing radical SAM protein; amino-acid sequence: MINIKNLLVAINAKYIHTSLAVRSIYAYCKENNTDIHIEEFTINNDEDVIINKIYEEKPDILGFSCYIWNINIVLDIISTIKKLLPNTTIFVGGPEVSYDYDYLFEKGVDIVCIGEGEQTVKEIIDKFNNVKCIDKSFEEIDGIAFKFYNNIIVTKDRELLQLDKIPFVYEEGLNGTENKILYYEASRGCPYTCQYCLSSLEKGLRFLSEERVKKDLKFFLQNNVKQVKFVDRTFNCNKKFALLIWNYLIDNDNGVTNFHFEISADIIDDDMINTLKKARVGLFQFEIGVQSTNEVTLEAIKRKTNLQKLFDKVGKIKELKNIHQHLDLIAGLPFEDYEIFKTSFNNVFNIYPEQFQLGFLKLLKGSGLRINADKYGIVYKDKAPYEVLYTKFIDYEQMNIIRNIEEMVETYYNSGKAINTIKYGIKFFESPFDFFEKLASYWKNNNYFNVSHSKMKLYEIMYNFLNNLNNINKDILNEIIKFDIMLNDNLKSLPLWIKTEYNSSFKEKERTFYNNKENIEKYVPHLQNYDSKQISRMCYFEKFNIDIENMINSNFEQINKGETYMLFDYYTKNDLIYKVKYYYLERGNFNETC
- the nth gene encoding endonuclease III, translated to MRLAERVKEVTRLLDEYYKTEDKCYLNHSTPYELLIATMLSAQCTDDRVNIVTEKLFKKYTTLESFASADLSEMEQDVKPTGFYHNKAKNIILATRRLLEVYDGQVPDSIEDLTSLAGVGRKTANVVRSHIFNIPSVVVDTHVKRISKKLGLVKGDDPVKIEFELMKILPKEHWIRYNTQVIAHGRAICKARNPNCTICFMQNCCKEYEKIEKKNKK
- a CDS encoding TSUP family transporter, which produces MLVPSLEKFLKMEEHKAHSTAIAIVLPLSIVSIFIYCKGVNIDIKSVVIISLGGLLGGLLGAKYLKKIPSNWLHKIFGLFMLIGAWRLIL
- a CDS encoding sulfite exporter TauE/SafE family protein, producing MIWLFLIGLMSGILSGMGIGGGSILIPALTLLFGYEQKIAQNINLLYFIPTAVIAIFVHNKNKTIEKEGLLKIILFGLIGAIIGSIVAINLKGEILKKIFGWFLLFMGISEVLKGKEAKKWN